The Fimbriimonas ginsengisoli Gsoil 348 genome window below encodes:
- a CDS encoding PAS domain-containing hybrid sensor histidine kinase/response regulator, with product MSKTEPPEIPNPAPDEGVEGERFFRVGIDMRHVANLDGFLLRVNPRWVEVLGWSEEELTSRPWTELVHPDDLERTTSAWQELVATQRTLDFANRLRTKDGSYRWIEWRAEVYPEEGLAYGTGRDVTREREAENALKESERRFRGTFEAAPIGIAHVGLDGSWLRINDALCRIVGYTREELLGRTFGDITHPDDLEADWALAKSVAAGEIPTYSMEKRYIRSDGSLVWVNLTVSMLRDERGEPVHYVSIVEDISERKQTAEALQESEDHFRFMVDSNLQVPWTADPDGKISDFSERWIAITGLTRDEAMGEGWVQVQHPDDLPIMTRAWSHSIRTGELYEVEHRVRMADGAYRWMHSRAVPRRDAEGKIVRWYGDTEDIHERRMVESRLYDLVHERTRELRAANVNLVSARDAALSASRAKSEFLANMSHEIRTPLNGVLGMTSLLLSSSLEGQALAAARTIASSGETLLRVIDDILDLSRIEAGRLDIERVGVDLAKIASDVVALYQEHARQKGLSLLCIGPSAAVPAVLADPVRLRQVLANLVSNAVKFTEQGSVELAWSWTLSDGNVDAVFKIVDTGIGISPDRLQAVFDSFTQADGSTQRRYGGSGLGLTISRQLVGLMGGQITVQSEVGKGTSFTVQLPLEVTDTRAQEEWNSEEISPVATSLRILLAEDNEVNVLVAQRMIEWCGCTADVAEDGLRAIAMCAENEYDLILMDVQMPLCDGLEATRAIRSREALTGGRRVPVVALTANAMREDRDECLAAGMDGFLAKPITLGALSQTLAGFAASVNRDLAVPE from the coding sequence ATGTCGAAAACGGAGCCGCCCGAGATTCCAAACCCGGCCCCCGACGAGGGAGTCGAAGGAGAAAGGTTTTTTCGTGTCGGCATCGACATGAGGCACGTAGCGAACCTGGACGGGTTCTTACTGCGCGTGAATCCGCGCTGGGTCGAAGTGTTGGGCTGGAGCGAAGAAGAACTCACCAGCCGCCCCTGGACGGAGCTCGTCCACCCAGACGACTTGGAGCGCACGACTTCCGCCTGGCAAGAGCTTGTTGCAACCCAACGCACCCTCGATTTCGCGAATCGATTACGAACGAAGGATGGCTCGTACCGATGGATCGAGTGGCGAGCCGAGGTGTACCCCGAAGAGGGACTCGCCTACGGCACCGGCCGAGACGTTACGCGAGAGCGAGAAGCCGAAAACGCCCTCAAGGAAAGCGAACGCCGGTTTCGCGGCACATTCGAAGCCGCTCCCATCGGAATCGCCCACGTGGGCTTGGACGGTAGTTGGCTCCGCATCAACGATGCGCTCTGCCGGATCGTGGGATACACCCGCGAAGAGCTCCTGGGAAGGACATTCGGAGACATTACCCACCCGGACGACTTAGAGGCCGATTGGGCCCTTGCTAAGAGCGTAGCGGCCGGCGAAATCCCGACCTACTCTATGGAGAAGCGCTACATCCGCAGCGACGGCTCGCTGGTCTGGGTGAACCTCACCGTTTCAATGCTTCGCGACGAGCGCGGTGAGCCGGTTCACTACGTTTCCATCGTCGAGGACATCAGCGAAAGAAAGCAAACCGCGGAGGCGCTACAAGAAAGCGAAGACCACTTTCGGTTCATGGTCGACTCGAATCTTCAGGTCCCCTGGACCGCCGATCCGGACGGAAAAATCAGCGACTTCTCAGAAAGGTGGATCGCCATCACCGGACTCACCAGAGACGAGGCGATGGGTGAGGGCTGGGTGCAAGTGCAACACCCGGACGACCTCCCGATCATGACTCGGGCATGGTCCCATTCCATCCGGACGGGCGAGCTCTATGAAGTCGAACACCGTGTGCGAATGGCCGACGGCGCCTACCGGTGGATGCACTCACGGGCAGTGCCGAGACGTGACGCCGAAGGCAAGATCGTCCGCTGGTACGGCGACACCGAGGATATCCACGAGCGCCGAATGGTGGAGAGCCGCCTTTACGATCTCGTCCACGAACGAACGCGAGAGCTCCGGGCGGCCAACGTCAACCTAGTATCGGCGCGCGATGCGGCGCTCTCCGCTTCGAGAGCGAAATCGGAGTTCCTGGCCAACATGAGCCACGAGATTCGAACGCCGCTAAACGGCGTTCTCGGCATGACTTCGCTTCTGCTTTCCAGTTCTCTCGAAGGCCAGGCGCTGGCGGCGGCTCGGACCATCGCATCGAGTGGCGAAACCCTTTTGCGCGTGATCGACGATATTTTGGATCTCTCGCGAATCGAGGCGGGACGTCTCGATATCGAGCGCGTGGGGGTCGACTTAGCCAAGATCGCGTCGGACGTCGTAGCGTTGTACCAAGAGCATGCCCGCCAAAAAGGGCTCTCGCTCCTGTGTATCGGCCCCAGCGCCGCCGTTCCCGCGGTACTCGCCGACCCTGTGCGTCTCCGCCAAGTTCTCGCCAACCTCGTCTCTAACGCCGTCAAATTCACGGAGCAAGGGAGCGTGGAACTTGCCTGGAGTTGGACCCTTTCCGACGGAAACGTCGACGCCGTTTTCAAGATCGTCGACACCGGCATCGGCATCTCCCCCGATCGGCTGCAGGCCGTATTCGACAGCTTTACGCAAGCCGACGGCTCTACCCAACGCCGGTACGGCGGGTCCGGTCTCGGCCTTACGATCTCCCGCCAGTTAGTCGGTTTGATGGGAGGCCAAATCACCGTTCAGAGCGAGGTAGGCAAAGGCACGAGCTTTACCGTCCAACTTCCCCTCGAAGTCACGGACACTCGGGCGCAGGAAGAATGGAACTCGGAAGAAATCAGCCCGGTTGCTACCAGCCTGCGCATACTGCTTGCGGAAGACAATGAGGTGAACGTGCTCGTTGCGCAACGAATGATCGAGTGGTGCGGTTGCACCGCCGACGTAGCGGAAGATGGCCTGCGAGCGATCGCCATGTGCGCCGAAAACGAATACGACCTCATCCTGATGGACGTGCAGATGCCCCTGTGCGACGGCTTGGAAGCGACGCGAGCAATCCGCAGTCGCGAGGCCCTGACCGGAGGTCGGCGCGTTCCCGTCGTCGCGCTCACCGCGAATGCCATGCGCGAAGATCGCGACGAATGTCTTGCCGCCGGAATGGACGGATTCCTCGCCAAACCGATCACCCTCGGCGCCCTCAGCCAAACCCTCGCCGGCTTCGCGGCCAGCGTCAACCGAGACCTAGCCGTGCCTGAGTAA
- a CDS encoding redoxin domain-containing protein, translating to MINLRLLALSGLIPAAAGAHAGAGVRTYLNIGDPAPSIAGVKWLKGVPITSFKKGDVYVVEFWATWCGPCKENIPHLTELAKKYKGAASIVGISIWESNDPTSSAYLDKVEAFVKSQGDRMDYNVGADGPEGKVGKEWMRAADENGIPTSFIVGKDGKIAWIGHPANMEAVLTQVIDGKFDVAAARSRRATDVETTRPIRESMAAKNYGKALKLIDAAVAKKPDQERFYTYDRLVAQYHVAPKDAMVASEKILEQSNGEIGAYRMIVSIFASQKDLTPSVYRYGKKLAEKALEKGEMKYMFLAMSAEVSSSLGEFSEAVKSQEEAVTAAESDTHAPAEFVQFLKKKLDEFRAQAKKAKAL from the coding sequence ATGATCAACCTTCGCCTACTTGCCCTCTCCGGACTCATCCCCGCCGCTGCCGGCGCCCATGCGGGCGCCGGCGTCCGGACCTATCTCAACATCGGCGATCCCGCGCCCAGCATCGCGGGCGTAAAGTGGTTGAAGGGCGTCCCAATCACCTCATTCAAGAAAGGGGATGTCTACGTCGTCGAGTTCTGGGCGACTTGGTGCGGCCCTTGCAAGGAGAACATTCCGCACCTTACCGAGCTCGCCAAGAAATACAAAGGCGCCGCCTCCATCGTCGGAATCAGCATCTGGGAATCGAACGATCCTACTTCGTCGGCCTACCTCGATAAGGTTGAGGCGTTCGTCAAGAGCCAGGGTGACCGGATGGATTACAACGTCGGCGCCGACGGTCCCGAGGGAAAAGTCGGCAAAGAATGGATGAGAGCCGCCGACGAGAACGGGATTCCAACCTCTTTCATCGTCGGTAAAGACGGCAAGATCGCCTGGATCGGTCATCCGGCAAATATGGAAGCTGTCCTCACTCAGGTGATCGACGGCAAGTTCGACGTGGCCGCCGCTCGATCGCGGCGCGCGACCGACGTCGAGACCACCCGGCCGATCCGGGAGTCGATGGCGGCGAAGAACTACGGCAAGGCGTTGAAGCTTATCGACGCCGCCGTCGCAAAGAAGCCGGATCAGGAGCGGTTCTACACTTACGATCGATTGGTCGCCCAGTACCACGTCGCGCCCAAAGATGCGATGGTCGCATCCGAGAAGATCCTCGAGCAATCGAACGGCGAGATCGGCGCCTACCGAATGATCGTCTCGATCTTCGCCAGCCAAAAGGACCTCACCCCATCGGTCTATCGGTACGGCAAGAAGCTCGCCGAGAAGGCGCTCGAAAAAGGCGAGATGAAGTACATGTTCCTCGCGATGTCCGCCGAAGTGAGCTCGAGCCTCGGCGAGTTTTCCGAGGCGGTCAAATCTCAGGAAGAAGCGGTCACCGCAGCCGAATCCGACACCCACGCCCCCGCCGAGTTCGTCCAGTTCCTCAAGAAGAAGCTGGATGAATTCAGAGCCCAGGCAAAGAAGGCGAAGGCGCTTTAG
- a CDS encoding type II secretion system protein yields the protein MNRINSPSARRAFTLIELLVVIAIIAILAAILFPVFAQAKEAAKKTNCLSNLKQIGLATIMYANDYDDTIYPFQYNIDGADPGVRMWFGQSRASNPTWDFNNGFVGPYMKNGQIVDCPSATGITKGAADMPVAYAVNYHLFLDLSTGWISTNFSSVEMPADTVLMADAAALYGPNLARYNILWVNMGPYFVHALHGGDMANVAWLDGHAKSHKLYYSGVSNYGISPETMKSKHLGYLLKYPKEIPASPMLSAKDEYHYLLAKPN from the coding sequence ATGAACCGTATCAATTCCCCCTCCGCGCGACGTGCGTTCACCCTCATTGAGCTTCTGGTCGTGATCGCGATCATCGCGATCCTCGCCGCCATCCTCTTCCCGGTTTTCGCCCAAGCCAAAGAGGCAGCCAAAAAGACGAACTGTCTTTCGAACCTCAAGCAGATCGGCCTCGCCACGATCATGTACGCGAACGACTACGACGACACGATCTACCCGTTCCAATACAACATCGACGGCGCAGATCCCGGGGTGCGCATGTGGTTCGGACAGTCTCGCGCCAGCAACCCGACGTGGGATTTCAATAACGGGTTCGTCGGCCCCTACATGAAGAACGGACAGATCGTCGACTGCCCCTCCGCCACCGGCATCACCAAGGGCGCGGCCGACATGCCGGTCGCCTACGCCGTCAACTATCACCTCTTCCTAGACCTCTCAACCGGTTGGATTTCCACCAACTTCAGCTCGGTCGAAATGCCGGCCGACACCGTCCTCATGGCCGACGCCGCCGCGCTCTACGGGCCTAACCTCGCTCGATACAATATCCTCTGGGTCAACATGGGACCGTATTTCGTCCACGCCCTTCACGGCGGCGACATGGCGAACGTCGCCTGGCTCGATGGCCACGCCAAATCGCACAAGCTTTACTACAGCGGCGTCTCGAACTATGGAATCTCGCCCGAAACGATGAAGTCGAAGCACCTCGGCTACTTGTTGAAGTACCCGAAGGAGATTCCCGCCTCGCCGATGCTCTCTGCCAAGGACGAGTACCACTACCTGCTCGCCAAACCGAACTAG
- a CDS encoding AfsR/SARP family transcriptional regulator, whose translation MAKVWQIEMLGALRVTGQDVSIDRFRTRRVALLLAYLACYRNRVHFRDEVGELLWPETDPVAIGRNLRQALTSLRHVVEPPPLPPGSILQVQQARLRLNPELVSTDVGEFEQSISEARRKGDAPERIPLLRRAIDLYKGEFLPGYSEDWVTQERLRLDDLYVYSLRKLIDHCKQTKNPEESVYYLRLALEKERLNEELHVCLMEEYLASGRPASAIQQFEDLRRQLEDHLGEEPGQAAFDLYEKAQRTTDPSVQTPTRRAAPNPPPRLQPEIEEEGAPAPTVRLPVHLTRFCGRQEEVAYTLDHLLYRDVRLTTLLGPAGTGKTRLAAEVGRRLAETGEWNVWFVPLADVSDGSTVMDAIFELLKARGAGNQDPLDRLRNTLHGRQNNLLILDNLEHIVEDAAPVIDRIAQKVPEVRLLVTSRQSLRLSVEHQIPVPPLPVPPSISAPEDLTELARLAECPSVQLFVDRCQAIRPDFQLTTHNSRAIAAICGKLEGVPLAIELAAGLSGSFPPSQMVYHLQKRLTALTSRRRDLPARHRSLRAAIDYSYETLPAALQRFFASLSVFRGGFKVEAAYEVCFRDRFEPACEDASMRTVPLDDCLNLLIELQERSLLRTEEADEECELSFRMLESFREYAEEHLSEAEHHDLCAQHGEFYRRQPPKTTFALSAEERTKRHLWIESEYENYIAAIDFYFREQAFEPCIELLEILATTWASRGPRGAERSYIRRIANRLEGETIDPARHILLLRMLGTTHIRSLEYAAAHQICIKALAIAERHALSDQIAVCHTAIATCAGYLGNLDECLVLSEKVLATVPEENLLQRERAYLGIGAVHWGRGALDEANRAFQRAADISAKRLGGDPEALILSNLARVSLDTGRLDEAMTRLGETMRICGRLHDDFGMATCLSLVSRYHWLKRDLAAAVATGFEALTKFRQADFSHYSLVGIFQQALILVDIEEWEVAATLLATTQGIGRAARLPDEWDHAAAIGKIRLHLGAAEFERAWARGLAMDTEEAFRLALRFK comes from the coding sequence GTGGCAAAAGTTTGGCAGATCGAGATGCTGGGCGCCCTACGGGTCACCGGCCAAGACGTCTCGATCGATCGTTTTCGAACGCGGCGTGTCGCCCTCCTCCTCGCCTATCTCGCCTGCTATCGAAACCGGGTCCATTTCCGCGACGAGGTCGGCGAGCTACTATGGCCGGAAACCGACCCGGTCGCCATCGGCCGTAACCTGCGGCAAGCGCTCACCTCCCTCCGCCACGTCGTCGAACCGCCGCCCCTTCCCCCCGGCTCCATCCTTCAAGTTCAGCAAGCGAGGCTGCGCCTCAATCCGGAGCTTGTCTCCACCGACGTCGGAGAATTCGAGCAGTCGATTTCCGAAGCTCGCCGAAAGGGAGACGCTCCCGAGCGCATCCCGCTGCTCCGTCGGGCGATCGACCTATACAAAGGCGAGTTCCTCCCCGGCTACAGCGAAGATTGGGTGACTCAAGAGCGTCTGCGGCTCGACGATCTTTACGTCTATTCCCTACGCAAGCTGATCGACCACTGCAAGCAGACGAAGAACCCCGAAGAATCCGTTTACTACCTTCGGCTCGCCCTGGAAAAGGAGCGGCTAAACGAAGAGCTCCACGTCTGCCTGATGGAGGAATACCTCGCCTCCGGACGCCCGGCGAGCGCGATACAACAGTTCGAGGACCTCCGGCGTCAACTAGAGGATCACCTCGGAGAGGAGCCAGGTCAAGCCGCCTTCGACCTCTACGAAAAGGCACAACGGACGACCGATCCATCGGTTCAAACGCCGACGCGCCGAGCCGCTCCGAACCCGCCGCCACGCCTACAACCCGAAATCGAAGAGGAAGGCGCGCCGGCGCCTACCGTACGACTTCCGGTGCACCTCACGCGGTTTTGCGGCCGGCAAGAGGAGGTCGCCTACACCCTCGATCACCTTCTCTACCGAGACGTCCGCCTCACCACCCTCCTTGGCCCCGCCGGAACCGGCAAAACTCGGCTGGCCGCCGAGGTCGGACGGCGGTTGGCGGAGACCGGCGAATGGAACGTCTGGTTTGTACCCTTGGCCGATGTTTCGGACGGTTCCACGGTAATGGATGCCATCTTCGAACTGCTTAAGGCCCGAGGCGCTGGAAATCAGGATCCCCTCGACCGCCTCCGAAACACCCTCCACGGCCGGCAAAACAATCTTCTCATTCTCGATAACCTCGAGCACATCGTCGAGGACGCGGCGCCTGTAATCGATCGGATCGCTCAAAAGGTTCCTGAGGTGCGGCTCCTCGTGACCTCGCGTCAGTCTCTCCGGCTTTCTGTCGAACATCAAATCCCCGTCCCGCCCCTGCCGGTTCCCCCCTCAATCTCCGCCCCCGAAGACCTGACCGAGTTGGCCCGGTTGGCGGAGTGCCCGAGCGTGCAGCTATTCGTCGATCGATGCCAAGCCATCCGGCCCGATTTCCAACTGACGACGCACAATTCCCGGGCAATAGCGGCGATCTGCGGCAAGCTCGAGGGAGTTCCCCTCGCCATCGAGCTTGCTGCGGGACTCTCGGGCTCCTTCCCTCCGTCCCAAATGGTCTATCACCTGCAAAAGCGGCTAACCGCGCTGACGAGCCGGCGACGGGACCTGCCCGCGAGACACCGCAGCTTGCGAGCGGCCATTGATTACAGCTACGAGACGCTTCCCGCCGCTCTACAACGCTTCTTCGCATCGCTCTCGGTTTTTCGTGGCGGTTTCAAGGTCGAAGCCGCCTACGAGGTCTGCTTCCGCGATCGCTTCGAACCGGCGTGCGAAGACGCCTCCATGCGAACGGTCCCCCTGGACGACTGCCTCAACCTCTTGATCGAGCTACAGGAACGCTCCCTCCTCCGAACCGAGGAGGCCGACGAAGAGTGCGAGCTTTCCTTCCGCATGCTCGAGTCGTTCCGCGAGTACGCCGAGGAGCACCTGAGCGAGGCTGAGCACCATGACCTATGCGCCCAGCACGGAGAGTTCTATCGCCGGCAACCCCCAAAAACGACCTTTGCCCTCTCCGCCGAAGAGCGAACAAAGCGCCATCTCTGGATTGAATCGGAATACGAAAACTACATCGCGGCCATCGACTTCTACTTCCGCGAACAGGCCTTCGAACCCTGCATCGAGCTCTTGGAAATATTGGCGACCACTTGGGCGAGCCGTGGCCCGCGAGGCGCCGAGCGGAGCTACATCCGCCGCATCGCAAATCGGTTAGAGGGGGAGACGATCGACCCGGCGCGGCACATTCTGCTGCTCAGGATGCTCGGCACGACTCATATCCGCAGCCTGGAATACGCCGCCGCGCACCAGATCTGTATAAAAGCGTTGGCCATCGCGGAACGGCACGCCCTCAGCGACCAGATCGCCGTGTGCCATACGGCGATCGCCACCTGCGCGGGATACCTGGGCAACCTCGATGAGTGCCTGGTCTTAAGCGAAAAAGTGCTGGCAACCGTCCCCGAAGAAAATCTTCTCCAGAGGGAGCGAGCCTACTTGGGAATCGGCGCCGTCCATTGGGGCCGCGGAGCGCTCGACGAAGCCAATCGCGCCTTCCAACGGGCGGCGGACATCTCCGCGAAGCGGCTCGGCGGCGATCCCGAGGCGCTCATCCTCTCGAACCTCGCCCGCGTCTCTCTCGACACCGGGCGACTCGATGAAGCGATGACGAGACTCGGCGAGACGATGCGCATCTGCGGGCGCTTACACGACGATTTCGGCATGGCGACCTGCCTCTCGCTCGTGAGCCGCTATCACTGGCTAAAACGAGATCTCGCCGCCGCCGTGGCAACCGGTTTCGAAGCGCTGACCAAATTTCGGCAAGCGGATTTCTCCCATTACAGCCTCGTGGGCATCTTCCAACAAGCCTTGATCCTCGTCGATATCGAGGAATGGGAGGTTGCGGCAACTCTCTTGGCGACCACTCAAGGGATCGGAAGGGCGGCTCGATTGCCGGACGAATGGGACCATGCGGCGGCAATCGGCAAAATCCGGCTGCACTTGGGCGCGGCAGAGTTCGAGCGAGCTTGGGCTAGGGGTTTGGCCATGGACACCGAAGAAGCATTTCGCCTCGCCTTGCGCTTCAAATAG
- a CDS encoding type II toxin-antitoxin system Phd/YefM family antitoxin encodes MRTYNIHEAKTHLSRLIEMAAKGEPFVIAKAGKPLVRVVPIDPEPRKGRIGFMSGEISVPEDFDQMGAEAIEEMFGLRP; translated from the coding sequence ATGCGAACCTACAATATTCATGAGGCGAAGACCCACCTTTCTCGCTTGATCGAGATGGCGGCTAAGGGAGAGCCGTTTGTGATTGCGAAGGCGGGCAAACCGTTGGTTCGCGTGGTTCCGATCGACCCGGAGCCGCGCAAAGGAAGGATCGGATTTATGTCGGGTGAGATTTCTGTCCCTGAGGATTTTGACCAGATGGGTGCGGAAGCTATCGAGGAGATGTTCGGACTTCGGCCATGA
- a CDS encoding type II toxin-antitoxin system VapC family toxin translates to MTCLLDTQLLLWAAAGDRRLSTKALALIEDEANELFFSVVSLWEVVIKQSLNRDDFQVDARILRNRLQEHGYIELPVSANQVLAVARLPNIHRDPFDRLLIAQAGEERMTLLTPDPMIGRYAGNIELV, encoded by the coding sequence ATGACTTGCCTCCTCGATACACAACTCCTGCTCTGGGCGGCGGCCGGAGATCGGCGGCTCTCGACCAAAGCGCTGGCTCTAATCGAAGACGAGGCAAACGAGCTCTTCTTCAGCGTGGTCAGCCTCTGGGAGGTGGTGATTAAGCAATCACTGAATCGGGACGATTTTCAGGTCGATGCCCGTATTCTCCGCAACCGCTTACAGGAACACGGATACATCGAACTGCCGGTCAGCGCGAATCAAGTCTTGGCCGTTGCCCGGCTTCCCAACATTCATCGCGATCCGTTCGACCGGCTGCTCATCGCGCAAGCCGGAGAAGAGCGAATGACACTCCTGACCCCCGATCCAATGATCGGGAGATACGCAGGCAACATCGAGCTCGTTTAG
- a CDS encoding prepilin-type N-terminal cleavage/methylation domain-containing protein gives MSHRATFRRGFTIMELLAVIAIIAILAAILFPVFARAKDSGLKTTAMAQAKQLGTSMIMYLEQADNKLLPSTNYTAPEGSPERLWTTVLEPMVKSEKVFIAPGSDGKFASSWDLRGWQTIGYNSSTAYDHSQGCKDNAAEDCVAFKSVAGFDKQDQPSNMALFALTPGGEVSDKYLGYEFSPYNGTPHPENPALSPPLASDRDLIKELGPSGLPPEKLKPIYARYLKTGSDDGVSFVIFGDGHAKDYSAKKINDVNTGIVWRLR, from the coding sequence ATGAGCCATCGAGCCACCTTCCGACGCGGTTTCACCATCATGGAACTGCTAGCCGTCATCGCGATTATCGCAATCCTCGCTGCAATCCTGTTTCCGGTGTTCGCCCGCGCCAAGGATAGCGGCCTTAAAACCACCGCCATGGCTCAAGCGAAGCAGCTTGGGACCTCTATGATCATGTACCTGGAGCAGGCCGACAACAAGCTGCTCCCTTCCACCAACTACACGGCGCCGGAAGGATCGCCCGAGCGGCTGTGGACCACGGTTCTCGAGCCGATGGTCAAGAGCGAAAAGGTCTTCATCGCCCCTGGCTCGGACGGGAAATTCGCCAGCAGTTGGGACCTCCGGGGTTGGCAGACGATCGGCTACAACAGCTCGACCGCCTACGACCACTCGCAGGGGTGCAAGGACAACGCGGCTGAGGATTGCGTCGCTTTCAAATCGGTCGCCGGGTTCGACAAGCAGGACCAGCCGTCTAATATGGCGCTGTTCGCTCTGACGCCCGGTGGCGAAGTGAGCGACAAATATTTGGGCTACGAGTTCAGCCCTTATAACGGCACTCCCCACCCGGAGAATCCGGCGCTATCTCCTCCCCTTGCCAGCGACCGGGACTTGATTAAAGAGCTGGGGCCGAGCGGGCTGCCTCCCGAAAAGCTGAAGCCGATCTACGCCCGTTACCTCAAGACGGGCAGCGACGACGGCGTCTCGTTCGTGATCTTCGGGGACGGTCACGCCAAGGATTACTCAGCTAAAAAGATCAACGACGTAAATACCGGAATCGTCTGGCGGCTGCGATAA